Sequence from the Fragaria vesca subsp. vesca linkage group LG4, FraVesHawaii_1.0, whole genome shotgun sequence genome:
AATACACTAGTGAACACTGTAACTGAAAATCATTTGTTAAAAATCTATCAATTGTTTATACCTCACTATCTTCTGGTCAGGATTCCTAATTCTAAGCATAGCTGCTCTCTAACCCAAATTCGAGAATTTAACTTTAAAACTGACATGATCAAAGCTTCTTCCCCACTCAGGTCCTAAATGCTGATACCATTGACACTGAAAACCAACCAATTTGTTGCCCACAATATTCAAAACACAAATTCGACAACACTCAATCTATCAAAAGCAACAAACACAGACGCATAAAACCAAACCAAACAATCCACAAAAGAACCCGAAAATGCTCACCTGCCATCATACAAGGCATCGAAAACGAAAGAAACCAAATGCTGATCAGGGTTCTGCTCATCAATCTCCACCCTCAACGTGTCCTTATGCACGTTGACATCATTCTTCACCTTCTTAGCATTCTGGTGCTCCACGTACGGCGGCGGAGGCTGCACCGGAGCCACCGGCGGCCGCATCGCCGGCCACCCACCAACCTGAACCTGATTACCATAGTAAGGCTGGTAATTCTGGTTGTAACTATACCTCCCCATCATCTGGTTGCAAGAATTATACTGTCCATAGCAGTAATGGGTCTGCGGCGGCGGCGGAGGCGGCGGAAGAGGGAGAGGGTAGGCCTGGTAAGCAGCAGCCCTGGGAGCGGCGTAGGGGATTATTGCGGAATTGGGTTCTGGGTAGTTGACGGAAGAGGAAGACGAGGCGGAGGAGGAAGAGAAAGAAGGCTCCGGCGGCGGAGGCGGCGGAGAGAAAGAAGGAGGGTCGGAGTAGTAGTGAGGGTTGGAGAGGTAGTGGGGCTGAGGCGGAGGAGGAGGAGGAGGTGGTGGGTTTTGGTAATAGGGGTTGTTGTTGTTGTTGTTTCGTCTCCGGTTGCTGCTGAAGGAAATCCCCATTTTTTGTGGGGGGTGAGAGAGAATCGGAGACGAAGTCTACTGCTGTAAGGAAAAGAGACGAAGAAGAAAGACTGTAAAGCAAGATCGCGTTAATTGAAGCGTTTTTTGTTTTCGGCAGGATTGAGTTATTGGCGACGATTAAACGCGCGCTTGCCACGCCATTTTTGAGTTGATTATTTCCAACGTCAGGTATTTAATGTTGAAACGGAGAAGTCTATGAAGAATTTTATATAGAGGAAAAATGTGTGCTTTGAATCCTTTTGCGTGGTTGTTTATGCTCAAGGGGTGATGGTGAAAAATATAGTGCCAGTTTTTGGGGTCGGTGGGTTTGTAATTTTGATTGTAAATTTTACACGAGTACAAGGTTTGTTCGGCGGTTTGCGTTAATGGAGTTTGATTGGTATGATGATGGCAAGACGATCTAAGTTATATATGAGTGAATATTGAGCTTTATAATTAGGGTTATGGTCAACCTTAGAGGTTGTAAGATCGTTTTACAATGTCTTTAAATTTCGTATTTACAGCATTTGAGAAGAAGTTATGGTTAATTTATTGTGCACGGATCAGAATTTTGATGAGACTATATTTCAAGGCCCAAATCACACCATCAAATTCAAATACCATTTTTTGTTAAATTTTCAACTTAATATGGGAAAATAGTACAAACTACTATAGGGGCACGTTTGTTACCCCGGACATAACGGGATTGGACGACAGTGGGGAAGCTTGTGTTTGGCAACAACACCGGTTAAGTTAAATGAGGTTATGAAGTCCTGAAAGCAGCCTTCACACACTGCTAGAGCGGCCCCAATTTTTTTTTGGGGGGGGGGGGGGTTTGGTGGAAGTCGGTCGTTGTTTTCTTCTCTCGCCTCAAATTTATAGGTTTCTTGGTTTATGATTTGTAATTTCAGGTTGGAGGTTTTATTTTGCTTGTTGTTTGTTTCTATTTTTGATTGCAGGTTTAAGGTGTTGCGGTGTTTTTTTTTTTTGATAGGTGGTGTTGTGGTGTTTTTTTTTATTGCTGCAACAAAACATGGGTTAAGCTTACTCTAGAATAAGGAGTGTTGGATTGTGATAGAATTTAAGTCTGGGTTAGACAATCCCGGGTAACAAATGTGCCCTAGTTATTTGTAGTGATTCATCAACTTCAAGAGCTAGTATAAATTATGTATCTGAAAATGTAAATTGTTTGGTAAAACGTTATCATCAAACGCATTCTTACATCGTATAAGTTTCTTGTAAATTAAAGTTTTATGGTTTCTAGTCGTCGTGAGTAAAAGTTACATGAGAATTCATAGTCTTCTATGGCTTAGAACAAAGGCGACTATGGATATTGATTGAAATCCAAATTAATAACAATAACATTGTTTGTGTTAGTTTTTCCTCAAAGTGATTTGAGAGAAGTTGCTTGTTTTTTTACATGTGATCTCAAAAGTTCTCAGTGCAAGGCCAAGAATCCTTGTTGTGCCATTACAAAGTTAATCACATATCTCTTCTTGTACATTCAATGAGACATATGGGGTGGACAACAAAAATGTGGTCAGCAAATTTGTTTCCGATTTCTAACCACAACACCCGTCCACCCAACATATTACAACCCTAAATTCACCCTTCTAACAAGTCCTTCAACTCTAGGTTGTCCTACATCACTGACTCAAATTTTTAACATGATGTACCAAAAAAGAAGACTAAGCATATTAAAATGCTTGAATCAAGTAAAGAAACCTTATTTGACTATTTCATTAAGACTTCCCCTGAAACAAAAATTTGATTTGACAAAACAAACTCTCATCAAGAATCAACTCAAAGCCCAGCAACCTGTTCAACACGCAGCATACCAGGTGCCCTTGAATTCAACAAGAAAGAAAGTCATTGGCAATTTCTACACAGTAGATAAGTAATGCATTTATAATCTATGTTCACCAAGATTCAAAAACTGAAAAACATATATCAGATACATAACTTATATAACCCTTTCTCCAAGCCGATCATAATTGTGATGGCAACATTGGCGAGTTGGGAACCAAGATCACAACATATCAATTACAGTAAAAGCTTCTGCAAAAATTACAAGGGTCATGTTGCATTCCTTTTCTTCTTCATGATCAAATATCACATAAAGAAAACCACATCCAACTGCTAGCAGTAACTCCATCCTCTCTATCTTATGTAACATAAACACATATAACATCTGAATCCTTCAAATACTAATATACCATCAAAGAAACCCAAACAAAAAAAAGAAAAAGATAAAATTAACACACTAATTACCAACCAACAAATAACACACACACACACACACACACACTTCATCAGCAAAAGTCTGGCCTGGGTTTTTTCCTGACAGATAAGCAGCCTCGATGATGATCCCTAAAGATTCTGATCTCACAACAATCCCTCAAATCCTCAAGGCTGATATATTGCTGCTTAACCATCCTCATGCTATCACCACCAGTCTCATGAATCCAAACATAAGGGTGACAAGTCTCATCATAGTAATACAGCAAGCTCTTCATACCTGCCTTGCCATTCTCTCCAGGCATATAAGCTTTGTATATGCTCTTGCATTTCAGTCTCTTGGAAGAGCCTGGTTTCAAAGTGTGCACCTTCTTCAATATGGAACCAACTCTTATCTGAAGCTCCACAGGCTTGTCAGTCAGGTTCCAAATCCTTGTGCCAAACCCTGAGGACTGCTGAGTGTGGTCTCTGCA
This genomic interval carries:
- the LOC101310117 gene encoding uncharacterized protein LOC101310117, whose product is MHVFFKSKVIKHLKSLKTKMPRLCIFPIGGCFDGCRDHTQQSSGFGTRIWNLTDKPVELQIRVGSILKKVHTLKPGSSKRLKCKSIYKAYMPGENGKAGMKSLLYYYDETCHPYVWIHETGGDSMRMVKQQYISLEDLRDCCEIRIFRDHHRGCLSVRKKPRAPGMLRVEQTSSPILSHPPQKMGISFSSNRRRNNNNNNPYYQNPPPPPPPPPQPHYLSNPHYYSDPPSFSPPPPPPEPSFSSSSASSSSSVNYPEPNSAIIPYAAPRAAAYQAYPLPLPPPPPPPQTHYCYGQYNSCNQMMGRYSYNQNYQPYYGNQVQVGGWPAMRPPVAPVQPPPPYVEHQNAKKVKNDVNVHKDTLRVEIDEQNPDQHLVSFVFDALYDGSITILYFAKEETDCRFVPLFPEAFTPVVVPFQKGVGQKFRQPSGSGIDLGFFELDDLSKPSPAEDVFPLVISAETCSPPDSVDHIGEPVLDASPRMQITQAVLEKNNDDAFQVKVIKQILWIDEVRYELREIYGIATSAVGFDDNDPGKECVICMTEPKDTAVLPCRHMCMCSDCAKELRIQSNKCPICRQPIEELIEIKMNKS